Genomic window (Candidatus Binataceae bacterium):
CGATCATTCGGCCCTTCGCCTCACCACGGCGCGCTACTTCACTCCCAATGGGCGCTCGATTCAGGCGGTAGGTATCACGCCCGACGTTGATGTGGAGCCCCCGAAACCAACCCTGGCGGCGCTCGAAATTCCGGGGGCCGAGGTCGACGAGAACCCGGAGATTCACGAGAGCGACCTGCCGCATCACTTCCAGAACGGGCAATCGCACAAAGACAGCGAAGGTGCGACCGCGCCGGCGCCTCAATCCAGTACCAGCCCGTCGGCCACCAAGCCCGGGACCAAGTCCGGCAAGGCCCAGAAAGCCGAGAAGGAAGAGAAGGAAAAGGACGTCCAGCTCGAGAAGGCAATCGACATTCTCAAGCATTGGAATTCATTCAAGCTGCAACTCGCCAAGGGCGACGTGCAGCAGAGCGTTTCTTCAAGCGGTCAGCAGCAATAGCTGAGCAACTCGGTCGGGAATTGGCTGCGGCGGCCCGGAAACAGGCCGCCGCTTTTTTTCGGCGCATCTGAATGTGCGGCCGCAAGCCGGCTGGTCAGCGCGCCCTGATTACGCTCGACCCTGCGCGTCTATCGCACCGCGAGCGAGTAAGGCTTCATGCTGCGCTTCCAGACGCCGCAGGATATCGATCATCACCTCGTCCTGCTGTTCCAGATGCAGCATGATGGACTTCACTTCTTGTTCGGCCTTCGTGTTGATCTCATAGTCGTGCTCCGCCATGAGTCGGTCTTTGTCGGCCTGCCGATTCTGGGACATCATGATGATCGGTGCCGCATAGGCAGCCTGGAAGCTCAGCGCCAGATTCAGCAGGATGAACGGATACGGGTCCCAGTGGCGCACGAAGGCTATAGCGTTGAGTGCGATCCATCCGCCGAATAGCAGCGACTGGATGACGATGAAGGACCAGCTGCCCATGGTCTCGGCAAAACGGTCGGCGATTCGCTCGCCCGCGGTCAGTGAATCGTCGTGCCTACGGTTTATGTTCAGTACGGGCGGATGGTCGTGCATATGCCTGACCCGCACGCGTTCCCATTTTCAGGCCAAGCTCTCATCGCTCATCGCTTGCCCTCCTGCTCACCGACGACCGTACGCGGGCATGAATCTAGCTCCGTAGGAGCCGCGCCGCTGAAATTCCTGTCTAGCTTCAGAACCGTGCTGGCGTGGCGGCGGCTTGCCCTTAAGCGATTGGAAGGCAGGCCTGGGAGCCTCGGGACTTGAACCTCCCACGGGACGGAGAGCAACATCGCGGGCCAGTAGATGAGCGTCAACTTTCTCATCACCGGAACCGGCAGCCGAGTGGGCAAGAGCACGGTTGGCTGCGCGCTCGGCTTTGCATTTCGAGCGCGCGGTCTTCGCATCGGGGTGATGAAACCCGCCGAGGTTGGTTGCGCTGATCACAACGGCCAACTCGAGGCCTCCGACACTCGCGCGCTGGCACTCGCCGCAGGATGCGATCTGCCTGTGGAACTGATGTGTCCCTATCGTTACCGCAGTGCGACCTCTCCCCCGGCTGCAGCCGAACTTGATTCGCAGCCGCAGCCCGAGCTCGGACGAATCAGCGATTGCTTCGACCGCATCGCCGCCGCAAGCGACCTGGTGTTGGTCGAGAGTACCGGCGGCCTGGCCGAGCCAATAACCTGGCAGTCGGATTTCGCGGATCTGGCCGCGGCGCTAGACCTTGAGGTGATAGTCGTGATCGCGAACCGGCTGGGAGCGATTAATTCTGCGCTGCTTACTTTGCGCTATGCAGCGAGTAAGGGATTGCGCGTCGCCGGCTGGATATTGAATGACCTCGAACCCGCCGTGCGGCCGGGGGACCCAACCACCGTCAAAACCCTCTCGCGCTTGACCGATACTTCATGCCTGGGCACCATGCGCTTCAAAGAGCCGCTCAGCATCGAGGTGGTGGAGAAACTCCTGCTCCGCGCTTCAGGGGTTACCGTGCCCTGAATCAATGCGCCGGCGTCGTAGCCGGCAAACCCGCTCCTCACCTCGCTTACTACTTGTGATACCCTTGGTTCGCCATGGACGAGCAGTTGGTAATGGGCTTTGGGCCCCGATCTGCGAGGGCGCTCAGCGTGACCCAGCTCCTCAGGTTGATCAGCGAGACCCTGGAGGACCATCTCGACCGCGTTTGGGTTGGTGGTGAGGTGTCGAATGGGCGCCTCGCCGCTTCGGGCCACTTCTACTTCACCCTCAAAGACGACCGCAGCTCGATCAGCGTGGTGATGTTTCGCAGTGATTATCAGCGCTTGCGATTTCAGATCAAGGACGGCATGGCGTTGATGATCCGCGGGCGGGTCAACGTGTTCGAAGCGCGCGGTTCAGTGCAGATCGTCGCGGACGAGATAGAGCCGCGTGGCCTGGGCGCTCTGCAGATTGCCTTCGAGCAGCTCAAGAAGCGTCTGGCCGCCGAAGGACTGTTCGACCGCTCCCGCAAACGCCCGGTGCCGTTTCTGCCTCACACCATCGGAATCGTAACTGCCCGTCGCGGTGCGGGTCTTCGTGACATCGTGCATGTCCTGCTCGACCGGTTCCCCAATGTTCATCTGCTGGTGCGGGCCGCGAAAGTTCAGGGCGATGGTGCCGGATGGGAGATTGCGGAGGCGATTGCCGACCTTAACGAAGATGGCCGCGCCGAGGTGATCATCGTAGGTCGCGGGGGCGGTTCGCTGGAAGACTTGTGGGCATTCAACCAGGAGATCGTAGCGCGCGCGATCTTCAACTCCCGGATTCCAATAATCTCCGCGGTGGGCCACGAAATCGACTACACGATCGCCGACTTCGTCGCCGATGT
Coding sequences:
- the bioD gene encoding dethiobiotin synthase produces the protein MSVNFLITGTGSRVGKSTVGCALGFAFRARGLRIGVMKPAEVGCADHNGQLEASDTRALALAAGCDLPVELMCPYRYRSATSPPAAAELDSQPQPELGRISDCFDRIAAASDLVLVESTGGLAEPITWQSDFADLAAALDLEVIVVIANRLGAINSALLTLRYAASKGLRVAGWILNDLEPAVRPGDPTTVKTLSRLTDTSCLGTMRFKEPLSIEVVEKLLLRASGVTVP
- the xseA gene encoding exodeoxyribonuclease VII large subunit; translation: MTQLLRLISETLEDHLDRVWVGGEVSNGRLAASGHFYFTLKDDRSSISVVMFRSDYQRLRFQIKDGMALMIRGRVNVFEARGSVQIVADEIEPRGLGALQIAFEQLKKRLAAEGLFDRSRKRPVPFLPHTIGIVTARRGAGLRDIVHVLLDRFPNVHLLVRAAKVQGDGAGWEIAEAIADLNEDGRAEVIIVGRGGGSLEDLWAFNQEIVARAIFNSRIPIISAVGHEIDYTIADFVADVRAPTPTAAAQMVVPSLVELREQISMAHAALIARMRRELGGWRETVDDLAVRVRHPGALAA
- a CDS encoding DUF1003 domain-containing protein; its protein translation is MRVRHMHDHPPVLNINRRHDDSLTAGERIADRFAETMGSWSFIVIQSLLFGGWIALNAIAFVRHWDPYPFILLNLALSFQAAYAAPIIMMSQNRQADKDRLMAEHDYEINTKAEQEVKSIMLHLEQQDEVMIDILRRLEAQHEALLARGAIDAQGRA